The proteins below come from a single Rosa rugosa chromosome 2, drRosRugo1.1, whole genome shotgun sequence genomic window:
- the LOC133728263 gene encoding uncharacterized protein LOC133728263, whose amino-acid sequence MKRINSSVLLVGLACLCCWAAMTEARLSRQHRKLYMAYKDPRQPIETRINDLMDRMTLDEKVAQMAQLDHGSVTEELMKEHNIGSVLNGGESLPRVGLTAYEDIDMINKYQNWSLQSRLAIPMIYGIDAVHGHNNVYKATLFPHNVGLGVTRDPDLMKRIGAATAAEVKATGIQYAFSPCVAVCRDPRWGRCYESFSEDPSIVRQMTEIIAGLQGEVPAEQKGHPYIGGKEKVAGCAKHYVGDGGTTKGINENNTAIDRNELLKIHMPGYLDSIDKGVCSIMVSYSSLNGVKMHANHDLVTNYLKDTLKFKGFVISDWQGLDKITYPFHSNYTYSVLAGVTAGLDMFILPFNYTEFHDIVLDLHSKNLISDSRIDDAVYRILRIKFIMGLFDNPMADYTFVDRLGCQAHRDLAREAVRKSLVLLKNGKKPNTPFLPLPKKANRILVAGTHANNLGYQCGGWSITWQGVSGNNNTVGTTILGGIIATVYATTEVVHSLNPDPNFIKASNIDYAIVAVGEPPYAETKGDNLNLTIPEPGPSIISNVCSVVQCVVIVVSGRPLVIEPYLPMIDALVAAWLPGTEGQGVADVLFGDYGFTGKLARTWFKRVDQLPMNVGDKNYDPLFPFGFGITTEPHMSYLKSASVGRKLRTRKLVLLCKMVLLITLQICGCFRT is encoded by the exons ATGAAAAGGATAAATTCTTCAGTCCTGTTAGTGGGACTTGCGTGCCTATGTTGCTGGGCGGCCATGACAGAAGCAAGATTATCTAGACAGCACAGGAAACTGTACATGGCATACAAAGACCCTAGGCAGCCAATTGAGACTCGAATAAATGACCTTATGGATCGAATGACACTAGACGAGAAGGTTGCTCAAATGGCGCAGCTGGACCATGGTAGTGTCACGGAGGAGCTCATGAAGGAACACAACATAGGAAGTGTACTGAATGGGGGAGAGAGTTTGCCAAGAGTTGGACTTACTGCGTATGAAGACATCGACATGATCAACAAGTATCAAAATTGGTCACTTCAAAGCCGGCTTGCAATCCCTATGATTTATGGCATTGATGCCGTTCATGGCCACAATAATGTCTACAAGGCCACATTGTTCCCACATAATGTTGGACTTGGAGTTACCAG GGATCCAGATCTTATGAAGAGGATAGGTGCGGCAACTGCTGCTGAAGTTAAAGCTACCGGCATTCAATATGCATTTTCACCATGTGTTGCG GTCTGCAGAGATCCAAGATGGGGTAGGTGTTATGAAAGTTTTAGCGAGGATCCCTCCATTGTAAGACAAATGACTGAAATAATAGCCGGATTGCAAGGCGAAGTCCCAGCTGAACAGAAGGGCCATCCTTACATTGGTGGAAA GGAGAAGGTAGCTGGCTGTGCAAAGCACTATGTGGGAGATGGTGGCACCACCAAGGGAATCAATGAGAACAACACTGCCATTGATCGGAATGAACTGTTGAAGATCCACATGCCTGGTTACTTGGACTCTATTGACAAGGGTGTGTGCAGTATCATGGTTTCATACTCTAGCTTGAATGGGGTCAAGATGCACGCTAACCATGACCTTGTCACCAACTATCTCAAGGACACCTTGAAGTTCAAG GGTTTTGTCATCTCCGACTGGCAGGGTCTTGACAAAATTACCTATCCGTTCCATTCGAATTACACATACTCGGTTCTTGCTGGTGTTACAGCAGGTCTTGACATG TTCATACTTCCCTTCAACTATACAGAGTTCCATGATATTGTACTCGACCTTCACTCTAAAAACCTAATATCCGACAGCCGCATTGATGATGCAGTGTATAGGATACTGAGGATTAAGTTCATAATGGGTCTGTTCGACAACCCCATGGCTGATTATACCTTCGTTGACCGGCTTGGATGCCAG GCTCATCGAGATCTGGCAAGGGAGGCAGTAAGGAAGTCACTTGTTCTTTTGAAGAACGGAAAAAAACCAAACACACCGTTCCTACCTCTCCCTAAAAAGGCCAATAGGATCCTTGTTGCCGGAACTCACGCAAACAATTTGGGATATCAATGTGGTGGTTGGAGTATCACTTGGCAAGGAGTAAGTGGCAATAACAACACTGTTG GAACCACGATTCTAGGTGGCATCATAGCTACAGTTTACGCGACAACAGAAGTTGTGCACAGTTTAAATCCAGATCCTAATTTTATCAAGGCAAGCAACATTGACTATGCCATTGTTGCTGTTGGTGAACCCCCTTACGCAGAGACGAAAGGGGATAATTTGAATTTGACCATTCCAGAACCAGGCCCAAGCATCATTAGCAATGTCTGCAGCGTAGTCCAGTGTGTTGTTATTGTTGTCTCTGGCCGTCCTCTTGTGATTGAGCCCTATCTTCCAATGATCGATGCCCTTGTGGCTGCATGGCTACCTGGAACTGAAGGCCAAGGAGTTGCTGATGTTCTTTTCGGGGATTATGGATTCACTGGAAAGCTTGCTAGGACTTGGTTCAAGAGAGTAGACCAGCTCCCTATGAATGTTGGTGACAAAAATTATGATCCCCTCTTCCCCTTTGGTTTTGGAATCACAACTGAACCACATATGAG